In the genome of Fusarium fujikuroi IMI 58289 draft genome, chromosome FFUJ_chr02, one region contains:
- a CDS encoding probable carbon repressor protein 1, with the protein MQRAQSAVDFSNLLNPTVPADKESEKPHQGDVEMATAAVTVIKPNGPLPGVQNSENSNELPRPYKCPLCDKAFHRLEHQTRHIRTHTGEKPHACQFPGCSKKFSRSDELTRHSRIHNNPNSRRGNKAAQAHQQQQHQMHQQQGLPPHMMPDGMMAPPPAPKTIRSAPGSALASPNVSPPHSYSTFALPVSAVHYNRGGDISMLAKAATQVERETLTAPPHHSNNHRHHPYFGHGMHSSRGHLPTLSSYHMGRSHSNEDPSDDHYSGAMRHAKRSRPNSPNSTAPSSPTFSHDSLSPTPDHTPIATPAHSPRLRPFSTGYELPSLRNLSLQHNTTPALAPMEPHLEQNQFQQGSAPTTQPRPTGMSLTDIISRPDGSQRKLPVPQVPKVAVQDLLSDNGFSHSGRSSGTSSLAGGDLMDRM; encoded by the coding sequence ATGCAACGAGCACAGTCGGCCGTGGATTTTTCCAATCTACTTAACCCCACAGTTCCGGCTGATAAGGAATCTGAAAAACCCCATCAGGGCGACGTCGAGATGGCTACAGCAGCAGTTACCGTTATCAAGCCCAATGGCCCCCTTCCGGGTGTCCAGAACTCGGAGAACTCAAATGAGTTGCCCCGACCTTACAAGTGTCCTCTCTGCGATAAGGCCTTCCACCGCCTCGAGCATCAGACTCGACACATCCGCACTCACACTGGAGAGAAGCCCCACGCCTGCCAATTCCCTGGCTGCAGCAAGAAGTTCTCTCGATCTGATGAGCTCACACGCCACTCTCGCATTCACAACAACCCTAACTCAAGGCGAGGTAACAAGGCGGCCCAAGcacaccagcagcagcagcaccaaaTGCACCAGCAGCAAGGCCTTCCGCCGCATATGATGCCCGATGGAATGATGGCGCCGCCTCCCGCGCCCAAGACCATCCGGTCCGCGCCTGGCTCTGCACTGGCTTCACCTAATGTGTCTCCTCCTCACTCCTACTCTACCTTTGCCCTGCCTGTTTCTGCGGTTCACTACAACCGCGGCGGTGACATTTCCATGCTGGCCAAGGCTGCTACTCAGGTTGAGCGTGAGACTCTGactgctcctcctcaccacAGCAACAACCACCGTCATCACCCTTACTTTGGTCACGGAATGCATAGCTCCCGAGGCCACCTGCCTACGCTTTCTTCCTACCATATGGGCCGCTCTCACTCAAATGAGGACCCCAGCGATGACCACTACTCGGGCGCTATGCGACATGCTAAGCGATCAAGGCCCAACTCCCCCAACTCTACAGCTCCCTCTTCGCCAACATTTTCTCACGACTCTCTGTCACCTACTCCCGACCACACCCCTATCGCTACTCCTGCTCATTCTCCTCGTCTGCGACCTTTCTCTACTGGTTATGAGCTGCCAAGTCTCCGAAATTTGTCTCTCCAGCACAATACGACGCCTGCTCTGGCCCCTATGGAGCCTCATCTCGAGCAGAATCAGTTCCAGCAGGGATCTGCCCCCACTACTCAGCCTCGCCCTACTGGGATGTCTTTGACGGACATCATCAGCCGGCCCGATGGATCTCAGCGAAAGCTCCCTGTTCCTCAGGTTCCCAAGGTGGCTGTCCAGGATCTACTTTCTGACAATGGCTTCAGCCACAGCGGCAGGAGCTCAGGAACCAGCAGTTTGGCCGGTGGCGATCTCATGGATCGAATGTAG
- a CDS encoding related to DNA repair protein rhp55: MVYHSIHGYDRASFDAPGTHRLPTVSASQALDELDNDASTHVSTGIRELDRSLISNTTVGSQDTTKGGVQRGQVTEIWGPPGAGKTALGLQLTANALCDGDAVVWVDCFQVLQHDRLRAVTNATKSRRNSQENSALDASGSQEGDSSQFYHYSCLTLPHLVALVSRPTAKLIPHKCSLIVISSLSALVNSALPKSHDGKATSKSNKGPSPSAKRTQALLSIVNALHKLAATRNCAVVVLSQCATKMHSERGATLTAAVNASVWEQGISTRLVMFRDWAWQENNLTSVFLAGLQKLDGKACHEVVENVVAFKVELDGITQVPYEALQTFELARHKRKLGQTELEVPDSEDDEDYGWADEDEAAMPAPPPQWQGSEDLILGQDIGQSEDENSEQEEPVTDDESIMK; the protein is encoded by the exons ATGGTTTACCATTCAATTCACGGCTATGATAGAGCAAGCTTTGATGCACCCGGCACGC ACCGACTTCCAACAGTATCAGCTTCACAGGCTCTTGACGAGCTTGATAACGACGCGTCAACTCATGTCTCTACTGGTATTAGGGAGTTAGATCGTTCTCTTATTTCCAATACAACCGTTGGCTCTCAAGATACTACCAAAGGTGGTGTTCAACGCGGCCAGGTCACGGAGATCTGGGGTCCCCCTGGTGCTGGCAAGACAGCGTTGGG GCTGCAGCTTACAGCAAATGCATTGTGTGATGGCGATGCTGTTGTCTGGGTAG ACTGTTTTCAAGTTTTGCAGCATGACAGACTTCGGGCAGTGACCAATGCAACAAAATCTCGTCGCAACAGTCAAGAAAATTCAGCGCTTGATGCATCaggatctcaagaaggagactCTAGTCAATTCTATCATTACTCATGCCTCACTCTCCCCCATTTGGTTGCTCTCGTGTCACGGCCTACCGCCAAGCTAATTCCACACAAGTGCTCATTGATAGTCATCAGTTCGCTATCAGCATTGGTTAACTCCGCCTTGCCAAAGTCCCACGATGGCAAGGCTACATCTAAGAGCAACAAGG GTCCAAGTCCATCTGCAAAGCGAACACAAGCATTGCTTTCGATCGTGAACGCCCTTCACAAGCTTGCTGCAACTAGAAATTGTGCAGTTGTGGTTTTGTCTCAGTGTGCAACGAAAATGCATTCAGAAAGGGGTGCAACGCTGACAGCCGCGGTCAATGCCAGTGTTTGGGAACAAGGGATTTCAACTCGACTTGTCATGTTTCGAGACTGGGCTTGGCAAGAGAACAATCTTACAAGCGTCTTCCTGGCAGGTCTGCAAAAACTGGACGGAAAGGCATGCCATGAGGTCGTGGAGAACGTCGTCGCATTTAAAGTGGAGTTG GACGGGATCACCCAGGTTCCCTACGAAGCATTACAAACTTTTGAGTTAGCCCGACATAAGCGAAAGCTTGGACAAACAGAACTCGAGGTTCCAGATagtgaagatgacgaggattaCGGATgggcagatgaagatgaagcggCCATGCCGGCGCCTCCGCCTCAGTGGCAAGGCAGCGAAGACCTCATTTTGGGCCAAGACATCGGTCAAAGCGAAGACGAAAACAGCGAACAAGAAGAGCCTGTCACTGATGATGAATCGATCATGAAATGA